Part of the Microtus ochrogaster isolate Prairie Vole_2 chromosome 19, MicOch1.0, whole genome shotgun sequence genome, AACtgcccagcctgctctctctccttccggTGCATTGAACAGCCAGCAGTCCGTTCGGGAGAGGAAGAATAGAGACCCCTTCCAAGGCGACTGCACCCTTCTGCTCCACTCCCAGGCCTTCAGCTTTCAGGCCTCTGCTGCAGAAAAGGCTGTAGATGACCCAGTGATTCATAACTTAGGCAGCTCCGGGCTTCACCCATCTCAAAAGAGAATTTGTCCCGGAAATTCTGGATGGAAGCTTTTCCTGGACAGGCTTCCCAAAGACGGCAGCTGGTTCTTTGCTATTATGGAGTGCAGCCACCACAAGGATAGTATCCAAATCAAGGCCCGTGTGCTTACGCAGAATGTGGGAAGCATATTCGTGAAACATAGCTTAAGTCTACATGCTGGCTCGCTGGACTAACTCCAGCTGGCTCCCAGGAGCAAGGAGTCTAGAAGTCGAGCCAATAGCGAGAGTCCAGAAGGGcagtcataaataaatatatgacatataagtgtgtgtgtctgtgtgtgtgtgtgtgtgtgtgtgtgtgtgcgtgtaacaCAGAATGGAAAACTTCCCTCTCCACTAATTTTCCACCCTGTTGTTAATGCTCAGTTCTACAGCCAGTGAACATTTCTGCTCACGGGGGACAGCTGTTTCCAGTGAGAACGCGACTGTGCTACAACAGGAGGAAGGATTTATGTTGAGGAGGGTATTTTAATGGTGAAGATCCCAAGAAATTAGACCCTGTTACTAAAAGAATCTTCCTCATTGTGAATTTGGGGGGAGCGACAGTAGAACCAGCTCCCTGCTGATGTGAAACGAAGCAAGCCTCGTCGTTTTCTTCCCCCAGCATGTCAATCATTGGAAGAGACTAACTATCCTCTGTTATGACTATCAAACTTGGGTGTAACTGCCTAAGCTCGTTCCCCATCATCGCTGTGTGGCTGGCCAGACATTTGTCTCAGCTGCTTGTGAAGTGCATAGCAATGAACAAGTGGCCCCCGACTCACATCTAACCCTGCTGGTCCCCTACAGCCTTCACCCAGGGCCAGATTTCCATCCCGCTCAAAGCAGATAGGAAGCAAAGTCCACAGGACATCTCAAGACCACCCTGCCCTTTCGAGATGTGAACCAACCGGGGTCTTGGACTTTACAGATCTCTCTACCCTGTGGTTTTCATGCACATGGAGGAACCTGCATGACACGCAACCCATACATGCCAGGAAAGTCTGTTGAAATAACGAAGAGTGATGGTACCAAAGGCTAGCTCAAAGGATGCCATTGTAAGGAAGTGGgaatgagaagaaagagaacCTAGCAGACTGTTTCTGGAGCTTTCAGGAAGAAAGGGCTTGGTTAAGGTGACCTACAGGGCTTGCTATTTCAGAAATGTCTAAGCATTGGATCAGGGCCAGCGGAGTTTGATGAGAATGCCTTTTATCTTCCGAATTGTTTTGCCTAATAACAGACAACACTCTCTAGGTGAGGAGCTGTGTTCCGGCCTTCTGAGAGAACCTAAACACCACGTAGAAGGGCTAGGGCCGCCCCGCCTCCTGTTCTCCCTGTACTGGGTAAACTGCCTCTCATGTCAAAGTAGGAATTCACTTTGCTACGGAATCTGGTGACATTAAGAGCCTAAGCAACCCGAAAGAAAGGGTAAAATGGAGTTTCTGAGCCACACAGCTGACTATCCATGCTCTTGGGACCATGTATGATGTGTCACTGTTGGGGAGGAGAAGGGCGTAGTCATCTGTGAATGGAGGCCGAGAACATGCAGCCAGGATGGCTCACTGCAGCAATAGGCCTCAAGGGCACTGCTCTGGGCACTGTCTACACCCTGGTTCCACAGAGAACTTTCTAGATGCTCGTGTACTTCAAATCCAAAAGATCTTGCAGATCTTCGAGAGTAGCAAAGCAGAACTGGCCCAGGAATGTCCCTAGATCCCACACTGCTTAGACTGGCTCGGCCCTGACTTCCACTCCAGGCTCTCCCCTAGACTGTTTGTCTGCACTGACTTACCCTTCCATCTCACGGGCTACCCCCCTCCCAGACAGATCTTCTCCGTGACCTATCTCTTCATCTCAGGGGCTTCCCCCGAGACTGTATCTCTGCTCTGACCTACTCCTCCATCTCAGGGGTTACCCCAGACAATATCTCTGCCCTCTCCTACCCCTCTATCTCAAGGGCTTCCCCCAATTATCTCTGTCCCAGTCTGTCCCTCCATCTCAGGAAGGAATAGCTCTCGGAGGGATCAGAGGAGATACAGTAtagatgggggggaggggatggcCGAACTGAGTGGCTGTGTATTTCTTTAGGTAAGAAACTAAGAGGTAGCTCCTTTTATGAAATAACAATCGTACTCCTCCAACCATCAGTTAGGATAATTAACGCAGTTCGTGCTTGACATCCAAGCAGAAGCGAACCTGCCTGCTCCTCCACTATAGGAGACAGCAAATGTCTGCAGGGAGAGCAACTGTCAATGAGGAAGCACTGAGGAGGTCGACGGagtgagaagggaagtgggggagtgagagaagagagagaagaggtccCTGTGGAGTTCCGTGACTAGGAACTGCTCATAGGCTTCTTCGTCAGGAAGGTCCTCAGTGTGAGTTAATGCTTTACTTGCTCTTGAAATTACTCATCCTCTGTAAAGAAGCCTTTTGTTCCGTTCCTCACTGGGCCCTGAAAGCGATGCCCCTTGTCCGACGCTCTACTTTCTCCCCCTTCAGCTCACACACTCAAGATGGACATAATGTGACTTTCATACAACAGAAAGcttggaggaaagaaggggaaacagaagcgAGTGGcaggaaagggagtgggggggAGAAGGCCCCTCTCTAGACAATGTCCACAAGGCCTAGGGAAGCTCTGGTTCCTGACCCCTCACCCTGCCGAGAAGCTGCCAACACAGGAAAGAAGCCAACTTCACAGGGGGTTCCTTCAAGTGGGGGCCACGCTACCGAGGGATGAAAGCAGCTACCCCTCCTGGAAGGAGGGAATCCAATTGCAGGGATACGGATTTGCAAAATGAGTCACCCACACTCCAGACAACACACAgtaacagagaaggaaaacttggatttcacacagacacactcaactGTCTGAATGCATCAGTTCTTCTTTCCCGCTGCTCTCTCTTCCTGAGTGGGATGGTACCCACCCCTCCAGTCCCCCAACTACCTAGGCCTAAGAAATCCTCTTGAAACAGCCCTGGGAAGCCACAGTCTCATAAGATCTCATGCATCCTCTCAGTTGATATAATAAGAATGAACCAAAGTAGTCTGAGACAGCTGTTCTGCAAAGGAACTTAGACCCTGGGTCACGTGGTACTTAGGGATAAAGGAAAAATACTGTAGAGGCTGAGGTCACAATTATTCCTCAGTCCACACAAGTATTTCTCGGGTCCTTTGAAGGACTAGCCTTGGATCCTTTACTACACTTTCAGAATAATTGGAATTGGCACATAGTaactatacatatatgtttgGGTATAGTATGATATTTAGATTCATATGTTGAACACGTGGTGAGCAGATCAAGATCACCGATCTTGATATTGGGGttgcttaaaattttcttttggagaAATACTCAATAAAGTCTTGATAGCTAATCACCTTGCTGTACTGTGGAACACCAGACCACATTCTTTCCGTCTAACTGTATTTCTGCACCCCTACTAAcatctgtctctttccttccttccctcccaagaTGCCAACTTAGCTCTTACATATGAGCAAGAACACACAATATTTGgctctctgtgcctggcttattgcACTTCACACCGTGTCCTCCATTTCAGCCTCCATTCATGCTTGACACAGATCAGGGTTTTGGACCCCTTCTCTTCACCTCATCCTTTGATGTGCCCATAGGTTGCTTCCCCGTTTTAGCTGTTGCACATAGTTGTACAGCTATCTTCAGAACTAGTCATATGACCACTGAATATATCCAGAGAGAAGGAAGTCAGCACCCCAGCGTCCTCTTTGGGATGTCTGCTTTCACATTATAAGGGTTTAGCCCAAgagtgaagacaggaggaggggaggcaagAAAGGGAcaggatggggatggggaggatGTTAGATTTTCAGATTCCTTTCTGTGCCTACTCATTGGCTTATAATGGAAACAGTGCCTGCCTGATTTTTCTACTCTAGACCAGTAGTGCCCCCCAacaccttcttcctcttccaagtCATTCTATTATGCGCTTTCTTCACTCACACTTTTCATGActgtctgtctactccatccCCAGCCCAAGCACTAATGCACAGTCACATAAACAGGGACCAGCTAACAATTGCTGTGATCACATGTGGCAGAAACAGGAGCAACATGATGGATGCAACTTGGACTTGGCCACAGACCTGCTCTGAGCCTCGCGACACCACTGAAGAAACCGAGCAGAAGGCTGGCCAGGGGCTTGCCTGTCCGACATTTGCATAGCCCCACCCCCgagccctcccttcttcccaccttgCATTTGAAAGGCTTCACGTCAGAGTGGACGATCATGTGCGCCTTGAGCGTCTGCTTCTGCACGAAGCTCTTGTAGCAGAGGTGACACTGGTAGGCGCGGATGTTGGTGTGGATCAGCACGTGTCTCTTCATGTTGGCCAGCAGGGTGAACTCACGTCCGCAGATCCCGCATTTGTGTTCTTTCACGCCCTGTGGGGAGGCGACATTCAGAACAGTGAGCTCTGACTGCGAGCCAGGCTTTCGTGAGTGCTATAGACGGTGCCTCTTCGACACATAAATCCACAGGAAACTTGGAGACAGGAGTGAAGTTCCAAACGACACAACTTTAGCCATGTTAAGTTGTGATTTCCTGGGAAAGTGTTGATGAgataatctacctttttttttccctgaacatCATAAATTAGCTCAGcactagaagaaaagaaaactactgTTGTTTTCACTGTTGATGGTGCCAATTCTACAGCATCAGACTGGAGGATTAATGTGATTTTGGTAAGAGCACTGTAGACTGATACGTGAAATGAGTCTATAATCTGGCTTTcatgatgattaaaaaaaatctaaactgaTATTATCATTTCCCAGAAGGAAGCCAGTGTCTCTCACCAGTTCTCAGTAATGGACTCAAAAATCCCCAAAGAGCCATTCATCCTTGCTTCAATCAATTACAACGAGATAATTGCCCTCTCCAGTGGGTCCCCTGGGTTCCCATAGGCCATGCTGACCCGTGGGGGCCGTAGCTCTGGAGCCTCCTGTATGCTTCTGGTGGAGCATTTTTGGCATGAGACAACCTTCTAAATTGGAAAATAGAAAGAAGGTCGTCTGGTTTCCTCACTATCTACAGAACAGTGTTGCAAGGCTTGCGTGCTGATGCCTCCACTCAGAGCCTTCCCAGGGACACCCACATAGAATGTTAGCTTCCTCGGCAACCTTTACTTCCCAGGAATGTCCAGGGCCAAAGGTGGCCATCCACAATGACTTAAAAACaatgttagatttattttatgtgtatgaatgcttgcatgcacatatgtatgtatgtaggaatgtatgcatgtatgtatgtattccgCCTGCATGCCTAGTACCCGAGGAGGTCAGAATAGGGAATCAAAtgccccctggaactggagttgcagatggttatgaaccaccatgtgggtgctgagaagcatgcccaggtcttctgcaaaagcaacaaatgctcttaaatgagccgtctctccaggctTCATACTGACTTTTTGATACAGAGCTTCATTACGTTGCTGAGGCTAGTGTTGAATTGCTGGGTTCCTGTTCCAGGATCCTGGgtagctgggactataggtgtgtgCTGTTGTTCTAGgcaagagacttttaaaaaagaatcaaaaaaccTTGGCACTAATATGAGGATTAGAACCAGTTACCAAATTAACATCTCAAAAATCCATACTGTCTGGTGTGTATAGACGGCCTAAGGAAGGAGATATTCTAAATTAGCACTGACCCCCGTCATATTCTCACTTATTTAAGCTGCAGTGTGTGTGGTAAGAGATTAGCACTTTTTAGTTTTGGTGAGCCCGAAGCACTAAGGGTGGGTTCATGTTTCTGTCCAACCATTTAGTTATTATGAAACCTTGAAGTAAGTTTCATGGTCTTTCATGGTAAAGATTTGTCTTCTCAGCATGAAGTGGTGGGGGCTGGGCCCGTAACTCCATTGGGAAAGCACTTGCCTTGTATGCTTGAAGCCCCGGGTTGGAGCCTCAACTATGCATAAACCAGGTAGAGGGGTACACAATGTCCAGGCATTCACAGTGCTCACAGAAAAAGCCAAGCCTAGCAaggcatgtctgtaatcctagcactacgagcactaggaggcagagaacGGGGGAAGCCCGGAGGCTCCCTGGTCAAACCCTAGTCAGTTGATGAACTCCAGCTCAGTGAGAGGACCTTTTTCAAAAAGATAAAGCGGAGAGCCGCAGTAGGCACCTGACACTGACCTCGGGCCTTTCTGTGGGCATTTGCAGACGAttgcacataaacacaaaataaaaaagtgaatgaataaataaagacttgTGTGCTGGTGCTGGGGTTCCTGAGAGACCTCATCACATCCCGGTGTGTTCACTTTCAGTCGGAAGCTGACCCCAGTGTCCCTGAGAATCAACACGAATGAGTTGGGAACCACTACGCAAGCGTTCAGTGAACTTTACCGCTCGCTGTCTGCGTATGTCGCTACTGAAAACACATTGTGTTTACTGATTCATAGGAAACACATGTAAGACAATagtgttttttttcccatttgagcttcattttctgttgccttGCAGAATTCATATGGTGGAAAATCAATAACCTTTGATTCCTTATCCACATACACAGGCATCCCTGAGCTAAGCCCATGGTGCCTTTGTGGCCAAATCTAAGTCCAAGTCCTCTGCCGGCGGTTCCTGCACTTGGCAGTCATCTCCTCTCTGATGGTGTCTATAGGTGTCCTTTGTCCAGCAGGACATATATATATCTCTGCTGCAGAGCCGGGAAACACTGTGTGTTTTGTTCTAACCTAACAAATGGAACCCAGGAGACCAAAGTGGCAGCATTATCACCTCAGCTGAACGGTCCGCTCATGaccttttagaaataaaagatggCTTAGAGACCCTGGCTTCCTAGAAGCTTTTCTTGCCAAGAAAACCACTGAGGTCAAAGGTGAGACTAGAGGTCAGTGGGGGCAAAAGTCACCTTTTGGCATCTCAAAATAGACCCAAGTCAGTCCAGCTGGAGTAAGACTGCAAGATACCACTGGGACCTTGCCTATTTTGGCTTGATGACCTCCAAAGCAATGGTTCCAGAGGAGTCAGAAACTAGAGCCTTGGGTCTGTATTTCTCCGTGAAGATCTGAGCCCAgagaaattaaaaccaaacagaGAAGGAAGCTTTCACCTGCTTCCTACAAGAACACCATAAACTCTGGTCCTGACTGACTAGGACCAAACGCTGCTCCAGTTTATAGCCACCTGAAGGAAGCAGGTCTCACAGCAGAGCCAGCCAACAGACCAGAAGTAGCCCCTGCTTCAGATGGAAAGAGCTCTCAGAGAATTCTCCAGAAGGTGGCTTTCATTGACATAACCCAGGCTGGTGGTGATCCCTAACCCTGGAAACAAAATGCCAGGGCTTCTTGGGGGCTAAGCAGAGCTATCACAGCAGCCAGCTGCTTCCTTCATCCTTCCGCACTGCCCTCTCCAAATGTCTGCACTGGTAATTTCCAGTCCCACATTAGATTCTAAGGCTATTCTGGGAAAGGCCTTAATTGATCGTCTACTGTTCACTGTTGGCTATGCGAAGCCGGGATGGCTCCCAGGACCCAAGTAAGGCGAATATCTTAGGCAGGGTCACACAGGTTCTCCGCATTTTAGGTAGAAGCAGCGAGTGTCTCCCCACCTACAGGTCCCCAGCTCTGTTCCTTTCCTGGTTGGTGGCCTAGCAGCCTAACTCCCATCCCCACCGGTGCCCCTCCCCCATACCTTGTGGGTGAGCGAGTGCTGCTTGAGGTGATGGGGCTGCACGAACTCCATGCCGCACTCGGAGCAGATGTAGGGACGGATGTCTTTGTGTTTCATCATGTGGTTCTGCAGCTGGCTCGGGTACTGGAAGGTCTTGTCGCACTCGGAGCAATTGTACTGAATGGGGCCGCGATGCGTGGTGAGATGCCTCTTCAGCTGAGCCAGGGTAGGGAAGTCGAGGCCGCACTCCACGCAAATGTTCTCACGCCCGCTGGCGTGCTTGGCTTCGTGGGCCTTGAGCTCGCTGGGGTAGGCAAAGCCCCGACTGCACACGCGACAGTTGTGTGGCTTCACCTCGCTGTGCTGCATCATGTGGCGCTTCAGGTGGCTGGTCTGGGTGAAGGCCTTGTGGCACACCTGGCATTTGTGGGGCCGCGTGCCCTGGTGTGTCAGCATGTGGGTGTGCAGATGGCTGAGCTGCTTGAAGAGCTTCCCACAGCGGGTGCAGGCGTGCGGCTTGATCCCACTGTGGCCCAGGATGTGGGTCACCAGGTTGTACTTGGAGGTGTAGGACTTGTCACAGGTGGGGCACTGCCAGCGCTTCTGAGCCCCACCCACGTCCACATAGTAGCTGTCATCGATCTGGACGTTCACATCCACCCTTTCCACCTTCTGCTTCGTCTCCTCGCTTTCCAGGGGCTCGACTTTCCTGGGTAACGCTGGCTCGGGGGGCTGCTTGGGCAGGAAGGCGTGCCTGCTGAAAGGGAAGGGTGAGGACGAGGGCATGAAGAAGGGGAACATGAGTCCCGGGTGGACTTTGGGGTAGTAGGGGAAAGGcggaggcaggaaggcaggaggtgTGGGCTGGGGCCACACGGCGCTGGGCTTCACCGGCTCCTGCTTGACGGGTTTGCCCCCCGCGTGCTCCAGGGTGCGATAGAACTGCAAGCCCACATTGCACAGGTCAATCATCTGAGAGTCGCACTTAGGGCGCTGTGGCTGCgggaaaagcagaggcaggtttgGAGAGCCCAGGCTCTTGCTCTCCTCAGCAATGGCGGCTTCTTCCGCCGGATGGTTGTAAGGCATCTTTGTGGGCATGCTCTTCCGTTTCCGGGACCCTCCTCCCTCGAAGACCTCGGGGAATCCATCAAGGTCTCCTGGAGGAGGTTCATAGCGAAACTGGGAAAAGGGGCCCCGGAGAACTTCAGGGAAGAGGTGTCTTTGGGGAACCTTCCCTCGGGGAGCTTCCGGCTGTAGGCAATGCGGAAAGGAGGGGACGTTCTTTGCAGCTGCGTTGAAGGGCCCATCCTCATCCTTGACCATCTTCATTGCCTTCTGCATCCTTGGCAGGGtccctttaaagagaaagaaactattGTGTGGTTTCGCTTTACTTTGTTTTCAACCTGCTTATCGGAATTAGGGTTTGGGTTATGGATCAATACTAATACTTATAAAGAAATACTTTATAATACTTATAAAGAAAGAGTAATACTTGTTTATTTTGACCCTCTGGGTTCGTCTAAACTCGGCTGCTAATGTGGAAAGCACTGGCCAAGGAGAGTGAGATCCGAGGGCCTATTGTAAACTACAGAACCATAGACCTTTGGTACCGTAGAGGCTGGAAGTGAATCTGTTCTGGAAGAAACCTGAACACTCATCTGTCCCTTGTGTtgcccccttctcctcccttctatTTACGGTGAAGGTCCCAAGGCCCCTGGGGATGGAACGGATGTGTTAAGCCATGCAGCTactcggaggaggaggaggaggaggaggaggaggaggaggaggaggaggaggaggaggaggaggaggaggaggaggaggaggaggaggaggagtcaatCTGAGTTGTGGTTGTATCTGTCCAAGATGTTGTTAATGTGCCTCATCCCTCCATTTCTTGCACCTGAAAACCGGTTTCCACTGCTTGTGCTTGGTTGAGTCTGTGCTGCACGGACTAGGCTGTCCAAAGACTGAAAGGGGCC contains:
- the Znf366 gene encoding zinc finger protein 366, with the translated sequence MQKAMKMVKDEDGPFNAAAKNVPSFPHCLQPEAPRGKVPQRHLFPEVLRGPFSQFRYEPPPGDLDGFPEVFEGGGSRKRKSMPTKMPYNHPAEEAAIAEESKSLGSPNLPLLFPQPQRPKCDSQMIDLCNVGLQFYRTLEHAGGKPVKQEPVKPSAVWPQPTPPAFLPPPFPYYPKVHPGLMFPFFMPSSSPFPFSRHAFLPKQPPEPALPRKVEPLESEETKQKVERVDVNVQIDDSYYVDVGGAQKRWQCPTCDKSYTSKYNLVTHILGHSGIKPHACTRCGKLFKQLSHLHTHMLTHQGTRPHKCQVCHKAFTQTSHLKRHMMQHSEVKPHNCRVCSRGFAYPSELKAHEAKHASGRENICVECGLDFPTLAQLKRHLTTHRGPIQYNCSECDKTFQYPSQLQNHMMKHKDIRPYICSECGMEFVQPHHLKQHSLTHKGVKEHKCGICGREFTLLANMKRHVLIHTNIRAYQCHLCYKSFVQKQTLKAHMIVHSDVKPFKCKLCGKEFNRMHNLMGHMHLHSDSKPFKCLYCPSKFTLKGNLTRHMKVKHGVMERGLHAQGLGRGRLVLAQSSAVLRNLEQEEPFDLSQKRNAKGPVFQSDVDSTRSYLCQEEEEEEDGDESNSYEVESYSPSLAQESQQPCAPEDLSTKQEQSFRVPGEGRRDQDALEEQREESGEDNEGRDIDCAITDEPLGSRLLQSGGQGPPFSNYLYFKHRDEGLKELLERKMEKQAVLLGV